A genomic region of Pseudomonas sp. KU43P contains the following coding sequences:
- a CDS encoding murein L,D-transpeptidase catalytic domain family protein, with translation MSMFESLRGAFRLSAASVGLFFLSAWHTALAQPLPSAAELQQLAPGASLSTLALALTAYACASHSDEGKLLTVIDYSKASRDKRLWVFDLRARKLLFEEWVAHGKNSGADVPTAFSNTPNSYQSSIGLYETGQTYSGKHGRSLRLQGLEPGFNDNSMSRAIVMHAAAYADPKVVPGLGRLGRSQGCPAVRPAIAGKLIDTLQRGSYVFAYYPQQDWLKKSRFLDAQRCPLTHQSIASK, from the coding sequence ATGTCGATGTTCGAATCCTTGCGCGGGGCCTTCCGGCTCTCGGCGGCCAGTGTTGGCCTGTTTTTCCTCAGCGCCTGGCATACCGCCCTCGCGCAACCCCTGCCCAGCGCTGCCGAGCTGCAGCAATTGGCCCCGGGCGCCAGCCTTTCGACCCTGGCCCTGGCCCTCACTGCCTATGCCTGCGCCAGCCACAGCGACGAGGGCAAGTTGCTGACCGTGATCGATTACTCCAAGGCATCGCGGGACAAGCGTCTGTGGGTGTTCGACTTGCGCGCCCGAAAACTGTTGTTCGAGGAATGGGTTGCCCATGGCAAGAACAGTGGCGCCGATGTGCCGACAGCCTTCTCCAACACCCCGAACAGCTACCAGTCTTCCATCGGCCTTTACGAAACCGGCCAGACCTACAGCGGCAAGCACGGCCGTTCGCTGCGCCTGCAGGGACTGGAACCGGGGTTCAACGACAACAGCATGTCGCGGGCGATTGTCATGCATGCGGCCGCGTATGCCGACCCCAAGGTCGTTCCCGGCCTCGGTCGCCTGGGGCGCAGTCAAGGCTGTCCTGCCGTGCGCCCGGCCATTGCCGGCAAGCTGATCGATACACTGCAACGCGGCAGCTACGTGTTTGCCTATTACCCGCAGCAAGACTGGCTGAAAAAGTCGCGTTTCCTTGACGCCCAACGCTGTCCGCTGACCCATCAATCGATCGCCAGCAAGTAG
- a CDS encoding tellurite resistance TerB family protein — MNTSDLLEQLLRAGQGSQAQQGSGGLSSQGGLGDLLGGLLGGGSAGGGGGLGGLLGGLLGGGGGSSAGGYTQGRATGGNRYAALASLGMMAFQAYQAWQRSQAAAPQQAVRTVDQLSGPEAEDHSHAILRALIAAAKADGRIDEQEETLIYAEIKRHTDDPQLQQWLDEEVSKPLDAAQVAQSAQDPAMAAEMYLASVMLVDDQQDAERAYLDELASALQIDPSLQLHLEQQAKGAALPG, encoded by the coding sequence ACTGCGGGCCGGACAAGGCTCGCAAGCACAACAAGGGAGCGGCGGCCTGTCTTCGCAAGGCGGCCTGGGCGACTTGCTGGGCGGTCTGCTTGGCGGCGGCAGTGCCGGGGGCGGCGGTGGGCTGGGTGGGCTACTGGGCGGTCTGTTGGGTGGCGGTGGCGGCAGCAGCGCCGGCGGCTATACCCAAGGGCGCGCCACGGGTGGCAACCGCTACGCGGCCCTGGCGTCTTTGGGCATGATGGCATTCCAGGCCTACCAGGCCTGGCAGCGTAGCCAGGCGGCAGCCCCTCAGCAGGCGGTGCGCACGGTCGATCAGTTGTCCGGCCCGGAAGCCGAGGATCACAGCCATGCCATCCTGCGCGCGCTGATTGCCGCAGCCAAGGCTGACGGCCGCATCGATGAGCAGGAAGAGACATTGATCTACGCCGAAATCAAACGTCATACCGACGACCCGCAACTGCAGCAATGGCTGGACGAGGAAGTCAGCAAGCCACTGGATGCTGCGCAAGTGGCGCAGTCGGCTCAGGACCCGGCCATGGCCGCTGAAATGTACCTGGCCAGCGTGATGCTGGTGGATGACCAGCAGGACGCAGAGCGGGCCTACCTCGACGAACTGGCCAGTGCATTGCAGATCGATCCGAGCTTGCAGCTGCACCTGGAACAGCAGGCCAAGGGCGCCGCCTTACCGGGCTGA